In the Granulosicoccus antarcticus IMCC3135 genome, GTATCAGTCGCCATCAGAGCAGGTTCAGGTACGCAAGCAGGATCGATTGCGTATCGTTCAGATGCCTTCCGAAAAACGTTCTTCCTGAGGCCAAAACAGACACTCATGATTACTCTGTCGCACTATCTGGCCCTTGGCGCCGTGCTGTTCTGTCTGAGCGTGGTCGGTATATTCCTGAACCGGAAAAACGTCATCATTCTGCTGATGTGCATCGAGCTGATGCTACTGTCAGTCAACATGAATTTCGTGGCGTTCTCTCATTTTCTCGGTGATGGGGCAGGGCAGATCTTCGTCTTCTTCATCCTGACCGTTGCGGCAGCGGAGGCAGCTATCGGCCTCGCTATACTGGTGGTGTTGTTTCGCAACCGTTCGACCATCAATGTTGCCGATCTAGACGCACTCAAAGGCTAGCCAACGTGAAGTTACTCTACACACTCATTCCGCTGGCACCGCTTCTGGCAGCAATCGTTACTGGCCTGTTTGGTCGACGTATCGGTCGTGACAATGCTCACCGTGTGACCATTGCAGGTGTTGCTTTCTCTTTGCTGTTGTCGGTGTACGCCTTCTTCCACGTCGTGGTGGGTGAGGCTGCACCGTTCAACGAAACGCTGTACACCTGGCTGGTCAGTGGCAACATCAAGTTTGAAATCGGTTTTCTGGTCGACAATCTGACGGTGATGATGCTGCTGGTTGTCAACTTCGTCTCACTGATGGTGCATATCTATACCATCGGTTATATGCATGACGATGACGGATATCAGCGTTTCTTCAGCTATATCTCGCTGTTTACCTTTTCCATGTTGATGCTGGTCATGTCCAACAACTTTCTGCAGTTGTTCTTTGGCTGGGAAGCGGTGGGTACGGTGTCCTATTTGCTGATCGGTTTCTACTACAAGAAAGAGACTGCCATCTTCGCCAACATGAAAGCCTTTCTGGTCAACCGGGTTGGGGATTTCGGCTTCGTTCTGGGTATCGCCGGTATTGTCATGTATACCAACAGTCTGGCTTATACCGATGCGTTTGCGGCAGCCCCCGGGCTGGTCGGTCAGACCATCAACATTGTGGGCAGTTCAGAGTGGGATGTTCTGACTGTGCTGTGCATCCTGCTGTTCATTGGTGCGATGGGTAAGTCGGCACAGGCGCCACTCCATGTCTGGCTGCCAGATTCCATGGAAGGACCTACACCTATCTCGGCACTGATTCACGCAGCAACCATGGTGACTGCCGGTATCTTCATGGTGTCGCGAATGTCACCACTGTTCGAACTCTCGGAAACTGCTCTGAGCTTCATCCTGATCATCGGTGCATTCACCGCCTTCTTCATGGGGCTGATCGGCATGGTGCAAAACGACATCAAACGGGTCATCGCCTATTCAACGCTGTCACAGTTGGGCTATATGACCGTAGCACTGGGCGTTTCTGCGTACTCGGCTGCCATGTTCCATCTCATGACGCACGCCTTCTTCAAGGCTCTGCTGTTCCTGGCCGCTGGTTCTGTGATCATAGCGATGCATCATGAACAGGACATCCGCAAGATGGGTGGACTGCGCAAGATCATGCCGACCACTTATTGGACATCTCTTATCGGATCGCTGGCACTTATTGGCTTTCCGGCGTTCTCCGGATTCTATTCCAAGGACATCATTATTGAGGCAGTGCACGCCTCGAGCATTCCAGGGGCACATATTGCTTATTGGGCGGTGCTGGGCGGCGTCTTCGTGACCGCGTTCTACTCTTTCCGTCTGTTCTTTCTGGTTTTCCATGGCAAGACACGGATGGATAAACACACCGAAGAACATGCCAAGGAATCTCCGAAAGTGGTTACCGTACCGTTGATCCTACTGGCCATTCCATCGCTTATCATCGGCGCGTTGACTGTGACGGCCGTGGTGTACGGTGATTACTTCAAGGATGTTATCTATGTGGCACCGGAACATGCCGTACTGGAGCAACTGGGTGAGGAGTATCATGGTCCCTTGCAGTTCATCATTCATGCATTTAATGCCCCTGCGGTTTATATCGCGGCGGTCGGTGTGGCGACGGCCTTTCTGTTCTATATCCTTGCTCCGTCCATTCCGACATTTCTTGATTCAAAGCTGGGTTTTTTGCGTCGCATACTGGACAACAAGTACGGTTTCGACGATTTCAACCAGGCGGTCTTTGCCCGTGGCAGTGTTGCCCTTGGTCGTCAGCTTTGGCAGAAGGGTGACATCAAAGTGATTGATGGTGCTCTGGTTAATGGAGCGGCCAACAGTGTGGGCTGGCTGGCTGGCATTTCGCGCAATATCCAGAGCGGTATGTTGTTCCACTATGCGTTTGCCATGATCCTCGGATTACTGGCTATGCTGACCTGGTTTCTTTTCGTCTGATTATCACGCCCGATTGAGATCGATACATTGAGCTTTCCTATACTGAGTCTGACGATCTGGTTGCCCATACTGGCTGGGGTGCTGATCATTGCCCTGGGCGATCGGCCGGCACGCAAGCTGGCGGGTGTGGCCTCCATACTGACCTTGCTGGCCAGCCTGCCTCTTTACTTTGGTTTTGATTCCGGTACGGCTGAGATGCAGTTTCAGGAGTCGTTGGCGTGGTTGCCGAGTTTCAATATCAACTATGCGCTTGGCGTGGACGGTATCTCCATGCCGTTGATCATCCTCACCACGATGATCAATGTGATCGTGGTGATTTCGGCATGGCAGGTGATCAAGGATCGTCCCGCGATGTACCTGGGTGCCTTCTCGATCATGACGGGTCTGATGGTTGGTGTTTTTTCCTCATTGGATGCGATGTTGTTCTACATCTTCTTCGAGGCCACACTGATCCCGATGTTCCTGATTATCGGAATCTGGGGTGGTCCAAAGCGTGTCTATGCAACCGTAAAATTCTTTTTGTACACCTTTCTGGGCTCGGTCTTCATGCTGATCGCCCTGATTTATATGTACAAGCAAGGCGGCAGTTTCAGCATCCTGAGCCTGCATGATCTGCCACTGAACCAGGACCAGCAATACTGGATATTCCTGGCTTTCCTTGCAGCTTTCGCGGTCAAGATACCCATGTGGCCGGTACATACATGGCTGCCAGATGCTCACGTTGAAGCGCCGACTGCAGGCTCTGCCGTTCTGGCTGCTGTCATGTTGAAGATGGGCGGTTATGGCTTTCTGCGATTCAGCCTGCCGATCACACCTGATGCCAGTGCCCATATGGATACCTTCATGATCGTCATCTCTCTGGTCGCGGTGGTGTATATCGGATTTGTGGCTTTGGCGCAGCGAGACATGAAGAAGTTGATAGCCTATTCATCCATTTCGCATATGGGGTTCGTCACGCTCGGTATCTTCATTGCCTTCCGTCTCATTGCCAAAGGCGATGATGCGGGTGTAGCGCTGGGACTTGAAGGCGCCATGATCCAGATGATTTCACATGGATTCATCTCTGCTGCCATGTTCCTGTGTGTCGGTGTCATGTACGACCGTGTTCATAGTCGCGAGATTGCGGATTACGGCGGTGTCATCAACACCATGCCTATCTTTGCAGCTTTCATGGTGTTCTTTGCCATGGCCAATGCAGGCTTGCCGGGAACCTCAGGTTTCGTGGGGGAGTTCATGGTCATACTGGCAAGTTTCAAGACTAACTTCTGGATTGCGTTCCTGGCCTCACTGACCCTGATACTCGGTGCTGCCTATACGCTCTGGATGGTCAAGCGCGTCATCATGGGGCCGATTGGCAACGACAAGGTGGCCGCATTGACTGATATTAATTCCCGCGAGTTCTGGATGCTGGCGCTGTTGGCAATGATGGTATTGCTGATTGGTGTCTGGCCGAATGTTATCGGTGGCGTCATGCACGCCTCGGTGGAGAACCTCGTGCAACACATTTCAACCTCCAAGTACTGAGCGCCTCATGGACAACCTGCAGATCGCGACGCCCGAGATCTTTCTGCTGGCGGCCACCTGTGCGGTGTTGGTCGTCGGCCTGTTTGTACAGGCGAAATCAAACACCGTTTACTGGCTGTCACAACTGACACTGGTTATCACACTGATCATGTCGTTATCGCAAATAGGCGATGATGCGGTGACTGGTCTGAGTGGTGCCTATACGGTTGATGTACTCAGCGCCAGCTTGAAAAGCTGGGTGCTGGTCATTGCCATAGGCATCTTCTTGTATTCACGCGACTATGTCGGTAACCGCAAGATTGCCCGTAGCGAGTATTTCGTACTGGGTTTGTTTGCTGTCGCCGGGATGATGATCATGGTGTCAGCCACTCATATGCTCAGCGTCTATCTGGGACTGGAGCTATTGGCATTGTCCCAATACGCCATGGTGGCCTTGCATCGTGACAACGGTCTGGCATCAGAGGCAGCCATGAAGTATTTCGTGCTGGGAGCTCTGGCTTCGGGCATGTTGTTATATGGCATGTCCATGATTTACGGGGCAACCGGTTCACTGAATCTCACCGTTATCGGTGACGTTCTGGCGGGCAACTCGGAAACACTCTCTGCAGAGCGCACTATCGGTGCACGCTTCGGCCTGACCTTTCTGATTGTCGGTCTCGCCTTCAAGCTGGGAGCTGTGCCATTCCATATGTGGGTACCAGACGTATATGAAGGTGCCCCCACCTCGGTCACCATGTTCATTTCGACAGCACCCAAGATTGCCGCATTTGCCATGTTGGTTCGTTTGCTGGTCGGAGGGTTGGAAACGCTGAGTGCTGATTGGCAGCAGATGCTGGCGATTCTCTCCGCACTATCGATGGTGGTTGGAAATCTGATTGCCATCGCGCAGACCAACATCAAACGCATGTTTGCCTACAGTACGATTTCGCATGTCGGCTTTCTGTTGATGGGGATCGTGGGTGCGACGAACGAAGGGTATAGCGCGTCCATGTTCTACGCCATTACTTATGCGTTCACCACACTGGCAGCCTTTGGCGTCATTCTGGCAGTATCTCGAGCAGGATTTGAGGCCGACCAACTGACAGATTTGTCCGGACTGGGCAAGAAGAACGCACTGTTGGCTGGTGTCATGTTGCTTGCCATGATTTCACTGGCAGGTGTTCCGCCGGCTGTTGGTTTTTACGCCAAGTTGAGCGTGTTGGAATCAGCGGTGGGCGCCGGTTTTACCTGGTTGGCCATACTCGGGGTGATCATGTCAGTGGTTGGCGCGTTCTATTACCTGCGTATTATCAAGATCATGTTCTTTGATGATCCGGCGGATGATATCGAAGTCAATCCTGCAGGTGATGTGACTGCTGGTCTGGCAATAAATGGTCTGGCTGTCATTGGTCTGGGTCTGGCCCCGGGTCTGATCATGGGGGCTTGTATCGCGGCCTTTGCCTGATTAAGGGTCTGCTTGCCTTTAGTGATGAAAACCCCTGGCTAGTCCGGGGGTTTTTGTTTAAGCCCTTAAGTAAACTCAGGCTTTTCGAGAGAACATTCTGCCAAGAAATGAGGGGCGCGGAGCAGGGTCGCTCGGTGTCGGTTTCAGTTGATTCCGAAGCTTCTGCTCTGCGACAACCGCCCATTTCATCGTGTTTGCTCGCAAGGTGGGTTCAGGAAAAGGTGATTGTTTGCGAATACTCTGTATTGCCAGGCCCATCGTATTGAACATCCTGTTCGGCGCATAGGACGTCTCCCAGGCGCGACGGGCTGCTTCGCCTCGTTCTTGCCACTGTGGTTCCAGCTCCAGCAGTATCTTTGGTATATCCGAAGTACGGGATTCGGGAACGCGTACAGCGAAACTCCAATCGACTTGCGGTGGTGCGACCCAGGAATCAGAGATGATGACGGGAACCCGACCTGATTCCATCGTTTCATAGAGGCGTAGCGAGGCCGGTCCGATACCCCTGGGGCAGAGGATGAACTTACTGCCAGCCATGGTTTGTGTATACAGTTTCTGGAAAGCGTACTTGGACGTCTGTATGGGATCCCATGTGCAGAAGTCCGATGTATCGATGATCCGGGCATTGTCATCCTTGAGCCTCAACACAGGTTTGCGGCAGGCGTGACTGGCAGAGCCAACAAAAGAGTAGAGCCATTGGCGTTCTGCCTTGCTGTGATAGATATCTTGTACACCTGAGTTGGTTGCTGTCAGGTAGGGGAAGGCGACTTGCTCTTCAGGATTGGTCAGTTCGCTCCCTAAGCTGCAGTAGAGTCCATGTAGTAAGGGCCATGCGCGGTCCATTTCGTTGTACATGAATATTTTTTCAGGATACATCCGGATCAACGGATGCTCCATGAGTGTATTGAAGCTCATATCCTGAAATTGAGTATTTTCGACAAATACGATGGCATCCGCCTTGTCGGGGTTGCGGGTCACCGTAAAGTTGCCTTGATCATCCAGCCTCTGCAACTGACGTACACGATCGAGGCAGGGATGGGTCGAGTAGGCAGAGGTGAAAAGCAGCTTCATCAAATCCTTCCAAAATGTAATGTTCAGTGCAATTTAGCACTTAGCCACTGAATTGGGCTCGGTATAGTTACCACTCGAATTGAGCCGTGAGATTTGCAACTATCCCCACTGCAGACGGTCGTCAGTAATTTTCAAACAAATACGAGCTGTCTTTTTGTACAGTTCTGGCAGCTCCTGCTTGTCTCTTTTGCTCTGGATGTCCTTACATTGGTAATCCGGTTACACAGGAAGCTCACATGGAGCGTAGACATTCAAATGCTGCAGGACAGGTTCGGGGGGTTAGCCACTTGTTGCCAGGATTGTTGGGCATCCTGTTGCTAGTCGGATGCTCGGAGGGTGAATCAGAGGTCGATACAGAGCCAGATAGCGATACTGAGGCCGGGTTTGATATGGCTGTCTCCAGCCGGTATCCCGCTGATAGCGAAGGGGATGATCCCGCCGGGATGATCGTGACTGGACTTGACGAACTTGATGCCTCGCAAACAGTGTCTCCATGGCTTGTCTCTATTCGTCAGTTTCGCAACACATCAACTACGGCTACTTTCTCGGTAGAACTGACGCGCTATGCCGAAGATTTTCCTGTGTCAGCGCATATTCGGTTTTTTAGTGAAAGCCTGGATTCCTGTCTGATTCGAGACTCGCTGGATGAAGAGAGCCTGGATCTGGGCAATCCTCCCCCTGGAGTTATCGACGGGGGCACTTCGGTCGTTTTCAATACAGCTTCAGGTCCGCAGTTTTCGATGCCTAGAACACGGCTGTCAGATGGACAGTTCATGTACGGCCCGCAAGATGAACTGTCTGGAACACTGCCAGATGGAGCAACACTCTCCATCCCGGGTGGGGCGTTTCCAACGGTGGCGGCCTATTCGGTATTTGAACCAGAGCCGGTGGTGCGTTTATTACCCGATTCTTCGCAGTTGATCACGGCAGAATCGGACTTCAGCTGGATCCCGCTCAATCAGTCGGACCATGTGAAGATCGATTTCATGGCCTTTGACAAATCAGGTGAGTTCCTGGAGTACCCGGTTAGCTGTTGGGTCGAAGATGACGGTGCTTTTGAATTGCCGGATCTGGTTGTTGAGGCATTGGAACCTGAAGAATCGGGAGATGATTCGAGTGTCGCTATTCGCGTTCGTTACTCTCGTGTCTATTCGCGTGTGGACGTAAAGGACGGTATTGTCTTCCATCAAGTGATGGAGGTCACAGAAACAGAGGCAATGTGAAAATAAATCGAATTATTTGATGCCAAAGGTTGTGAAGACGACTTTAACGCGATATACTTCTTCGGGTCAGCACAGGTGCGGGGTGGAGCAGTCTGGCAGCTCGTCGGGCTCATAACCCGAAGGTCGTAGGTTCGAATCCTACCCCCGCTACCAATTAGTGATGACAGTCAATTTAGCCGCTTAACTGCGGCTTTTTTGTGTCTGATGAAAATGTCCGGTCATCATCACCGGTTCCTTGTTCGATATACAACAGACTGGCGATTGAGATAACAATCTGTTCGGTCAAGGAGTGGTAATGGATTCACGTCAATTGGAGATGACCGTGCTGATGACGCCGGATATGGCGAACTTTAGCGGCAAGGTCCATGGTGGCGCTCTACTGAACTTGCTTGATCGAGTGGCGTTCTCTTGTGCCTCCCGGTTTTCCGGTATGTATGTTGTGACCTTGTCAGTTGATCAGGTAACTTTCAAGCAGGCGATCAACGTTGGAGAACTGGTGACTTTCCGGGCTAGCGTGAATCACGCCGGGCGTACGTCTATGGAGATCGGTATTCGGGTCGAAGCGGAAGACATCCGCAAGGGCGTGCGGCGTCATACCAATTCGTGCTATTTCACGATGGTTGCTGTTGACGATGATGGCAAGCCCGTCAAAGTGCCACCCTTACAGATATCATTGCCGGTTGAGCAGCAACGCCAACGAGCCGCCAAGGCACGCAAGGAGCTCAGGCTGCGTTTCGAACAGGAAATGCGACAGGCGTCTGAGGAGAGTAAGTAGGCATCAGTGATGCGTGGTGCTGTTGTTCAGTGTTGCAGGATACCTCGCACCGGGTAAGTGCGTGAATGTGTTCAATGCACATTGAAAGAGCAGGTGTGGCAGTAGATCTCTGGCTGTTGAAGGTGCGCTGTTGAGTGCTGCTGATCCGCACGCAGCTCAAGGTGATTCAGAGCTGTCAGGAACTGCTATCGAGACCTCTATGACAGGTCTTGTCCAGGTCGTACTGCACAAGGCGGACGAAACCGCAGGATCACCATTAGAAGGGCTCGATTACCCCTTGCTTGAAACAGACACTGAATGGGTGGGTGCATGGTTTCAGCTATTCCAACTATCTGGATGAGTTGGGTGAAACGGCTCAGAGCGATATCTATGTATATGAAGGATGGGGTCTTTCACTCTTTCAGACGCCCTTGTCTGAATTCGGTTTCTCCGTCGTCTGCATTCAGCTGGCGTATACGCACTGGTCTTCCCGCCCGGTCCAGCTGTACATCGCCGATTCCCGAATGGTTCCACAGCCGCTCGCCAGCATTACGCCCTTCGGGCAGGCGAGGGTAGATGTGGAATGATCGCCGCTGGGTCAGCAGATTCAGCGGCGACCAGGGTGCGAACAGCCATCGGTTCAGGCGGTCCAGCCATTCAAGCAATGTTGCTGGAAACTCGTTCTTGATGCCACTGCTGGTGATCTGCCAGATATCGGGTGAATTCTGCTGGTGACGCAGATGGACATCGTAGGCGAAGGAGTAGTGCACATCGCCGGATAGCAAGACGAAGGTCTGCGGGGTTCGACGATGATCGAAGATAC is a window encoding:
- a CDS encoding NADH-quinone oxidoreductase subunit M, which encodes MSFPILSLTIWLPILAGVLIIALGDRPARKLAGVASILTLLASLPLYFGFDSGTAEMQFQESLAWLPSFNINYALGVDGISMPLIILTTMINVIVVISAWQVIKDRPAMYLGAFSIMTGLMVGVFSSLDAMLFYIFFEATLIPMFLIIGIWGGPKRVYATVKFFLYTFLGSVFMLIALIYMYKQGGSFSILSLHDLPLNQDQQYWIFLAFLAAFAVKIPMWPVHTWLPDAHVEAPTAGSAVLAAVMLKMGGYGFLRFSLPITPDASAHMDTFMIVISLVAVVYIGFVALAQRDMKKLIAYSSISHMGFVTLGIFIAFRLIAKGDDAGVALGLEGAMIQMISHGFISAAMFLCVGVMYDRVHSREIADYGGVINTMPIFAAFMVFFAMANAGLPGTSGFVGEFMVILASFKTNFWIAFLASLTLILGAAYTLWMVKRVIMGPIGNDKVAALTDINSREFWMLALLAMMVLLIGVWPNVIGGVMHASVENLVQHISTSKY
- a CDS encoding acyl-CoA thioesterase, with the translated sequence MDSRQLEMTVLMTPDMANFSGKVHGGALLNLLDRVAFSCASRFSGMYVVTLSVDQVTFKQAINVGELVTFRASVNHAGRTSMEIGIRVEAEDIRKGVRRHTNSCYFTMVAVDDDGKPVKVPPLQISLPVEQQRQRAAKARKELRLRFEQEMRQASEESK
- the nuoK gene encoding NADH-quinone oxidoreductase subunit NuoK gives rise to the protein MITLSHYLALGAVLFCLSVVGIFLNRKNVIILLMCIELMLLSVNMNFVAFSHFLGDGAGQIFVFFILTVAAAEAAIGLAILVVLFRNRSTINVADLDALKG
- a CDS encoding exostosin domain-containing protein — translated: MKLLFTSAYSTHPCLDRVRQLQRLDDQGNFTVTRNPDKADAIVFVENTQFQDMSFNTLMEHPLIRMYPEKIFMYNEMDRAWPLLHGLYCSLGSELTNPEEQVAFPYLTATNSGVQDIYHSKAERQWLYSFVGSASHACRKPVLRLKDDNARIIDTSDFCTWDPIQTSKYAFQKLYTQTMAGSKFILCPRGIGPASLRLYETMESGRVPVIISDSWVAPPQVDWSFAVRVPESRTSDIPKILLELEPQWQERGEAARRAWETSYAPNRMFNTMGLAIQSIRKQSPFPEPTLRANTMKWAVVAEQKLRNQLKPTPSDPAPRPSFLGRMFSRKA
- the nuoN gene encoding NADH-quinone oxidoreductase subunit NuoN, encoding MDNLQIATPEIFLLAATCAVLVVGLFVQAKSNTVYWLSQLTLVITLIMSLSQIGDDAVTGLSGAYTVDVLSASLKSWVLVIAIGIFLYSRDYVGNRKIARSEYFVLGLFAVAGMMIMVSATHMLSVYLGLELLALSQYAMVALHRDNGLASEAAMKYFVLGALASGMLLYGMSMIYGATGSLNLTVIGDVLAGNSETLSAERTIGARFGLTFLIVGLAFKLGAVPFHMWVPDVYEGAPTSVTMFISTAPKIAAFAMLVRLLVGGLETLSADWQQMLAILSALSMVVGNLIAIAQTNIKRMFAYSTISHVGFLLMGIVGATNEGYSASMFYAITYAFTTLAAFGVILAVSRAGFEADQLTDLSGLGKKNALLAGVMLLAMISLAGVPPAVGFYAKLSVLESAVGAGFTWLAILGVIMSVVGAFYYLRIIKIMFFDDPADDIEVNPAGDVTAGLAINGLAVIGLGLAPGLIMGACIAAFA
- the nuoL gene encoding NADH-quinone oxidoreductase subunit L; protein product: MKLLYTLIPLAPLLAAIVTGLFGRRIGRDNAHRVTIAGVAFSLLLSVYAFFHVVVGEAAPFNETLYTWLVSGNIKFEIGFLVDNLTVMMLLVVNFVSLMVHIYTIGYMHDDDGYQRFFSYISLFTFSMLMLVMSNNFLQLFFGWEAVGTVSYLLIGFYYKKETAIFANMKAFLVNRVGDFGFVLGIAGIVMYTNSLAYTDAFAAAPGLVGQTINIVGSSEWDVLTVLCILLFIGAMGKSAQAPLHVWLPDSMEGPTPISALIHAATMVTAGIFMVSRMSPLFELSETALSFILIIGAFTAFFMGLIGMVQNDIKRVIAYSTLSQLGYMTVALGVSAYSAAMFHLMTHAFFKALLFLAAGSVIIAMHHEQDIRKMGGLRKIMPTTYWTSLIGSLALIGFPAFSGFYSKDIIIEAVHASSIPGAHIAYWAVLGGVFVTAFYSFRLFFLVFHGKTRMDKHTEEHAKESPKVVTVPLILLAIPSLIIGALTVTAVVYGDYFKDVIYVAPEHAVLEQLGEEYHGPLQFIIHAFNAPAVYIAAVGVATAFLFYILAPSIPTFLDSKLGFLRRILDNKYGFDDFNQAVFARGSVALGRQLWQKGDIKVIDGALVNGAANSVGWLAGISRNIQSGMLFHYAFAMILGLLAMLTWFLFV